In Hallerella succinigenes, the following are encoded in one genomic region:
- a CDS encoding FKBP-type peptidyl-prolyl cis-trans isomerase encodes METVQKNKKVSIGYSLKDENGVIIEEVPESFPFVYMHGCDSVIEGLENALEGHHVGDHITAHIPYDKGYGPYRKDLIIKVSKEELRNIGELWLGMELEMVRDSNMTEFSIPEDPRDICNKSDDEDPTIYTIKEIQKETVTLDGNHPFAGRDLTFEITIVDITEPSVTELETGLPDEYTEEDDDDFDEDFPEDEQNNFGRHWR; translated from the coding sequence ATGGAAACGGTTCAGAAAAACAAAAAAGTTAGCATTGGCTACTCTCTAAAGGACGAAAACGGCGTAATTATCGAGGAAGTTCCCGAATCTTTCCCATTCGTCTATATGCACGGTTGCGACAGCGTGATCGAAGGTCTTGAAAACGCCTTGGAAGGCCATCACGTCGGAGACCATATCACAGCCCATATTCCCTATGACAAGGGATACGGACCGTACCGCAAAGACTTGATTATCAAGGTTTCCAAGGAAGAGCTCCGCAACATCGGCGAACTTTGGCTCGGCATGGAACTCGAAATGGTCCGCGATTCAAACATGACGGAATTCTCCATTCCAGAAGACCCGCGCGACATTTGCAACAAGAGCGATGACGAAGATCCGACAATCTACACGATCAAGGAAATTCAAAAAGAAACCGTCACGCTCGACGGAAACCATCCCTTTGCAGGCAGAGATTTAACATTCGAAATCACCATCGTGGACATCACCGAGCCCTCGGTCACCGAACTCGAAACGGGCCTTCCCGACGAATACACGGAAGAAGACGATGACGACTTCGACGAAGATTTTCCAGAAGACGAACAAAACAACTTTGGGAGACACTGGCGATAA
- a CDS encoding metallophosphoesterase family protein: protein MLYGIYSDIHANLPALEVVLESMKAHGVERRVCLGDIVGYGAHPNECVALVKENADICILGNHDSVAIQWDSDTGFNPYAKRAIEWTQNALTPESKEYLCSLPYVFEENDICFVHASPMSPADWIYITDLEDALDAFDHFGERHCFVGHTHSPVIVAMRDGEIPKVIETGSYVLEDGERLLMNVGSVGQPRDRDPRASYCLYDSEKHSVNLVRLNYDISLTQKAMRDVGMPDFLVERLELGR from the coding sequence ATGTTATACGGGATCTATTCTGACATTCATGCGAACTTGCCCGCGCTCGAAGTCGTTTTGGAATCGATGAAAGCGCATGGCGTGGAACGTCGTGTTTGTTTGGGTGATATAGTCGGGTATGGAGCGCATCCGAACGAATGCGTTGCGCTGGTAAAAGAAAATGCGGATATCTGCATTTTGGGTAATCACGACAGCGTAGCCATCCAGTGGGACTCGGATACGGGATTCAACCCGTATGCGAAGAGGGCAATCGAATGGACGCAGAATGCGCTCACTCCGGAATCCAAGGAATACCTTTGCTCGCTCCCTTACGTTTTTGAAGAAAACGATATTTGCTTTGTTCATGCTTCCCCCATGTCCCCGGCGGACTGGATCTACATAACGGATTTGGAAGACGCTCTGGATGCGTTCGATCATTTTGGCGAGCGCCATTGCTTTGTCGGTCATACGCATAGCCCGGTGATCGTGGCGATGCGCGATGGAGAAATCCCGAAGGTCATTGAAACGGGTTCCTATGTTTTGGAAGATGGGGAACGCCTGTTGATGAATGTGGGAAGTGTCGGACAGCCGCGTGACCGCGACCCGCGGGCGAGTTACTGCCTGTATGATTCTGAAAAGCACAGTGTGAATCTTGTGCGTTTGAATTACGATATCAGCTTGACGCAAAAAGCGATGCGTGACGTGGGAATGCCGGACTTTCTCGTGGAACGCCTGGAACTGGGTCGATGA
- a CDS encoding 23S rRNA (pseudouridine(1915)-N(3))-methyltransferase RlmH, whose translation MKLILAVFGRPGSAFIQDEVEKYTKRLRSSSVQIEVVEMKQSKRDDQVKSLAEEAAEFSKRFPKENYQWIVMAEEGKLMNTVQLANWIKPRLTSNCVFLIGSAYGISPEIKKQANLLLSLSPLTFTHDHARVILTEQLYRCLMVIAGHPYHHV comes from the coding sequence ATGAAGCTCATTCTTGCTGTTTTTGGAAGACCTGGCTCTGCCTTTATCCAGGATGAAGTTGAAAAGTACACGAAGCGCTTGCGCTCTTCGAGCGTGCAGATCGAAGTCGTGGAAATGAAGCAGAGCAAGCGTGACGATCAGGTGAAGAGCCTTGCCGAAGAAGCGGCGGAATTTTCCAAACGTTTCCCCAAAGAAAATTACCAGTGGATTGTGATGGCGGAAGAAGGTAAGCTGATGAATACGGTGCAGCTTGCGAACTGGATCAAGCCTCGGTTGACTTCGAACTGCGTCTTTCTCATCGGTTCCGCTTACGGCATTTCTCCCGAAATCAAAAAACAGGCGAACCTTCTGCTTTCGCTTTCACCGCTGACGTTTACGCATGACCATGCCCGTGTGATTTTAACGGAACAGCTTTACCGCTGTCTTATGGTGATAGCCGGTCATCCATATCACCACGTTTAA
- a CDS encoding carboxypeptidase M32, producing the protein MTAKMNASLEKSLKTVYATLEEVERYQHASRVLGFDQQTICPPLGMEEQGETSAFLSNKAFQLSKSKKFISAAEDLYANRKFLNEWDRTLAESLHRDYLRNKNITPAMDKQFSLVFNKAFVNWLKAKKAADFSIFADSLSDVRKVNLKQIALAEKAMRVPYDNLLDVYERGMTTKDLTKCFDACKERLVPMLQKIQKSKKKIRTDFLSRKVSDESQRQMAEFLLQTIGFDFKRGAFTTSEHPFTDGLAKDDCRVTTHYHEDMFASNMFSIIHEGGHALFEMNQPSENYAHHINGCKTLGQHESVSRFYENRIGRSRAFVHLIFKKCKEFFPTVFEDVSEKQFYEALNVVKPSFIRTEADEFTYTFHIMIRFEIEQMIVNGKVDIQSLPQIWNDKYEEYLGIRPSNDREGILQDVHWASGFGYFPTYSLGNMYNAMYYNRMKQEIDVEDCILHGDFGTINGWMKEYVWKYADRLNSKAWIQKITGREFTADDFLDYIEQKYGELYGI; encoded by the coding sequence ATGACTGCAAAGATGAATGCTTCTCTCGAAAAAAGCTTAAAGACGGTTTACGCCACTTTAGAAGAAGTGGAACGTTACCAGCATGCAAGCCGTGTTTTGGGCTTTGACCAACAGACGATTTGCCCGCCGCTCGGGATGGAAGAGCAGGGCGAAACTTCGGCGTTCCTGTCGAATAAGGCGTTCCAACTTTCGAAATCAAAAAAGTTTATTTCTGCGGCGGAAGATCTTTACGCCAATCGTAAATTTTTGAACGAATGGGACCGCACCTTGGCGGAATCTTTGCACCGGGATTACCTGCGCAATAAGAACATTACGCCAGCGATGGACAAGCAGTTCTCTTTGGTTTTCAATAAGGCTTTTGTGAACTGGCTCAAAGCGAAGAAGGCTGCGGACTTTTCGATTTTTGCCGACTCGCTATCGGATGTCCGCAAGGTGAATTTGAAGCAGATAGCTCTTGCGGAAAAGGCGATGCGTGTACCGTATGACAATCTTTTGGATGTTTACGAACGCGGCATGACGACAAAGGATTTGACCAAGTGCTTTGACGCTTGCAAGGAGCGTCTGGTGCCGATGCTTCAAAAAATTCAGAAGAGCAAAAAGAAGATTCGCACGGATTTTCTTTCTCGCAAGGTAAGCGACGAATCCCAGCGCCAGATGGCGGAATTCTTGCTGCAGACGATTGGTTTCGATTTTAAGCGAGGCGCCTTTACGACAAGCGAACATCCGTTTACGGATGGACTTGCCAAAGACGACTGCCGCGTGACGACGCATTATCATGAGGATATGTTTGCATCGAATATGTTCTCCATCATTCATGAAGGCGGTCATGCTCTTTTTGAAATGAACCAACCGAGTGAAAATTACGCGCATCACATCAACGGTTGCAAGACTTTGGGTCAGCATGAATCGGTTTCCCGTTTTTATGAAAATCGCATTGGGCGTTCCCGCGCCTTTGTGCATTTGATCTTTAAAAAGTGCAAGGAGTTTTTCCCGACCGTTTTTGAAGACGTTTCCGAAAAGCAGTTCTACGAAGCACTGAACGTGGTGAAACCGAGTTTTATCCGCACGGAAGCGGACGAGTTTACGTACACGTTCCACATCATGATCCGTTTTGAAATTGAGCAGATGATTGTGAACGGCAAGGTCGATATTCAAAGCCTTCCGCAGATTTGGAACGACAAGTACGAAGAATATCTGGGCATTCGTCCGTCGAATGACCGTGAAGGTATTTTGCAAGATGTGCATTGGGCTTCGGGCTTTGGCTACTTCCCGACGTATTCGCTAGGCAACATGTACAATGCGATGTATTACAATCGCATGAAGCAGGAAATCGATGTGGAAGACTGCATTCTCCACGGAGACTTCGGGACGATCAACGGCTGGATGAAGGAATATGTTTGGAAATACGCAGACCGCTTGAATTCCAAGGCTTGGATTCAAAAGATTACTGGCCGCGAATTTACGGCGGACGACTTCCTCGATTACATTGAACAGAAGTACGGCGAACTCTACGGCATTTAA